A genome region from Vanessa cardui chromosome 24, ilVanCard2.1, whole genome shotgun sequence includes the following:
- the LOC124540289 gene encoding uncharacterized protein LOC124540289 — protein sequence MTWTVELDEAAELATRKGYWHVLLFYLLCGLASIPTSFLVFSQVFINATPEHWCAPPPELKGLNLPDDLLRNLTIPGEHKYYEACKSYSLDIQALYTALNKYVDERSELVKVGETVTTIRIKEFTPAIGPEERKEQIHQVEEAILNNRQEATNCPHGWLFSTEHYKSTLVTEFSLVCDKNWLPRTSNTLFWVGSIFGNLFFGWFSDRYGRRPTILLMILLEVPLAIAASFPGNYWTYIALRVAGGLFFPALYQLPFILALELMPPARRTYTGIVVGMLFASGMCLLALLAYLLRDWFYLSLATSLPFILLFGYYWLIPESPRWLVGRGRIADAEKVLRNLAKRNGIILEHGFLLELHKKRDDALASEVSVLPNINGFIPAKEREDYMDRRISKILPCKPDFIRIDEIDDEDATLKPKRDSDSNKDETAMLSPAEIASNLDPPHKTLQIDYPSSIHTFRRKSIQIVHRILLKEEEDIVEKKRMDDQNSEGDCKASPLDVFRYPNIRKKFFLITFNWVALGIVYNSLSYNTPNLGVDDYLAFFIGGAVEIPSYFLAWQCMERYGRRWVLCVFMSIGGLACLSCALVPEAWPWITVSLAMLGRLCSAASFAVFYVQIGELLPTVMRAQTMGASSVIAGVGLLSCPYIVSLAVYSRSLPLIIMGVLSVVAGVTSLFLPETLNQPLPQTLEDGESFGRDFKLLSCVETR from the exons GTCTTCATCAACGCTACACCCGAGCATTGGTGCGCACCACCTCCAGAACTTAAGGGACTGAACCTTCCAGATGACCTGCTCCGAAATTTGACGATACCAGGcgaacataaatattatgaagcTTGTAAGAGCTATTCGCTCGATATACAAGCTTTGTATACTGCCCTCAATAAATATGTGGATGAAAG ATCTGAACTTGTTAAGGTGGGAGAAACAGTTACTACGATAAGAATCAAGGAGTTTACTCCTGCAATTGGACCGGAAGAGAGAAAAGAGCAG atACATCAAGTCGAAGAAGCTATTTTGAATAATCGCCAAGAAGCAACAAATTGCCCTCACGGTTGGTTATTCAGCACTGAACATTATAAAAGCACATTAGTGACTGAG TTTTCACTAGTCTGCGATAAAAATTGGTTACCGAGAACAAGTAACACCCTTTTCTGGGTGGGTTCGATCTTTGGCAACTTATTCTTCGGATGGTTCTCAGACAG ATATGGCCGTCGTCCAACTATCCTTTTAATGATACTACTGGAAGTACCGCTAGCGATCGCTGCATCATTCCCAGGAAATTATTGGACCTATATTGCGTTAAGAGTTGCTGGAGGACTATTCTTCCCAGCACTTTATCAGCTGCCCTTCATCCTGGCCTTGGAGCTGATGCCACCCGCTAGAAGAACATATACGG GCATTGTGGTCGGCATGCTGTTCGCTAGTGGGATGTGTTTGCTGGCACTTTTAGCGTATCTTCTACGAGATTGGTTCTACCTCTCATTAGCAACGAGTCTtcctttcatattattatttgg ATATTACTGGCTGATTCCAGAGTCACCGAGATGGTTAGTCGGTAGAGGACGAATAGCAGACGCTGAAAAAGTCCTAAGAAATCTAGCGAAGAGAAATGGTATTATATTAGAACATGGATTCCTCTTAGAGTTACAC aaaaaaagagACGACGCACTTGCATCTGAAGTATCAGTTCTACCCAACATAAATGGTTTTATACCAGCGAAAGAAAGAGAAGACTATATGGATAGACGAATAAGCAAGATACTTCCCTGTAAACCTGATTTTATAAGAATTGACGAAATCGATGATGAAGACGCAACCCTAAAGCCCAAAAGAGACTCAGACAGTAATAAAGATGAAACAGCTATGCTTAGTCCTGCGGAAATAGCATCCAACTTAGATCCTCCTCATAAAACATTACAGATAGATTATCCGTCCTCAATTCACACATTCAGAAGGAAATCTATACAAATAGTACATAGAATTCTTCttaaagaagaagaagatatAGTAGAGAAGAAGAGAATGGATGATCAGAATTCAGAAGGAGATTGCAAAGCTTCTCCGTTAGATGTATTTAGGTACCCCAATATTAGGAAGAAgttctttttaattacatttaattgggTAGCATTAGGAATAGTTTACAATAGCTTAAGTTACAATACACCTAACTTAGGGGTTGATGACTACTTAGCATTTTTTATCG GGGGTGCAGTGGAAATACCGTCATATTTTTTAGCCTGGCAATGTATGGAAAGGTACGGACGGCGCTGGGTATTGTGTGTTTTCATGAGCATCGGAGGTCTTGCCTGTCTCAGCTGCGCTCTAGTTCCTGAAG CTTGGCCCTGGATAACGGTGTCATTAGCGATGCTGGGAAGGCTTTGCTCTGCAGCATCATTTGCTGTGTTCTACGTTCAAATTGGGGAGTTGTTGCCTACGGTGATGAGAGCTCAGACTATGGGAGCGTCGTCTGTTATCGCTGGTGTGGGCCTACTCTCGTGTCCGTATATCGTGTCCTTG GCGGTCTATTCAAGATCTCTGCCTCTCATCATCATGGGTGTACTTAGCGTTGTGGCGGGGGTTACTTCATTATTTCTGCCGGAAACCCTGAACCAACCTCTGCCGCAAACATTGGAAGACGGCGAGTCCTTTGGAAGAGACTTCAAGCTTTTGAGTTGTGTTGAAACTAGATGA